In Polyangiaceae bacterium, the genomic window CGTCGTCGCTGGCGCCGACGCGAGAGAGCACGCGGTCCACCACGCCGATGCGCGCCTGCCGCGCCGGCACGAAGCTGCCGAGCTGGGCCAGCACCACCGAGAGCGCGGTCTGGCGCAGGAGCGTGCTCTTGCCCGCCATGTTCGGCCCCGTGATCAGCCAGAGCCGCTCGCCTTCCAGCGCCAGCCGGACGTCGTTCGGCACGAAGCGCCCCTTGGCCGCCAGGCGCTCCACCACCGGATGGCGGCTCTCCTCGAGCTCCAGCAGATCCGAGTCGTCCACGCTCGGGCGAGCGTAGTCGTGGCGATGAGCCACCTCCGCCAGAGCGCTGCCGACGTCCCAGCGCGCGACTCGTCCGGCGAGCGAGACGATGCGGTCGCCGCGCTCCGCCACCAGCCGCGTGAGCTGCTTGAGCAGGCCGAGCTCCCGCTCGCGGTGGCGCTCTTCGGCGCTGACGATCTTGTCCGCCAGCTCGTCCAGCTCGGGGTTGGTGAAGCGCTCGCCGCTCGCGACCGTCTGCTTGCGGCGCCACTCCTTGGGTGCGCGCCCCGCCTGCGCCCGGGTCACCTCGATGTACCAGCCGAAAACCCGCGTGTAGCGCAGCTTCAAGCTCGCGATGCCGGTGCTCTCGCGCAGCTTCGCCTCCAGCTCGACCATGCGCTCGGCGCCGTGCTTCTGGAGCGCGTCGAGCTCGTCGAGCTCGGCGTCGTAGCCCGGCTGGAAGACGGCGCCCTCCTTGGCCAGCGCGGGCGGGCGCTCGACCAGGGCCCGCGCGAGCTCGTCCGAGAGCTCCGCACAGACGTCCACGTCCCCCGCGACGCCCAGCGTCTCCCGCCCCGCCGCGTCCGGCACCGAGTCGAGCACGGCGTGTGCCCGGGCGGCGGCGAGCAGCCCGTCGCGCAGCGAGCCGAGCTCCCGCGGGGTCACCTCGCCCAGGCTCGCCCGCGCCACGATGCGCTCGAGGTCGGTCACGTCGCCGAGCGCCGTTCGGAGCTCGGCACGCAGGCGCGAATGCACGACGAACAGCTCGACCTGATCGTGACGGCGCCGAATTCGCTCGATGTCCACCAGGGGCGCCAGCAAGCGCCGTCGCAAGAGCCGCGCGCCCATCGGCGTCTCGGTGGCGTCGATGACCCCGAGCAGCGTCGCTTGCCTGAGCCCCGACCACGACTCGCACAGCTCCAGGTGACGCTGCGCGACGGGGTCGATCACCAGGTGTTCGCGCGGATCCCAGCGCGCGATGCGCCGGAGCGGGAGCTCCGCCAGCGGCGTGCAGGCCCGCGCGAAGCGCAGCGCACGCGCCGCCGCCCGCTGGCCGAGCGCGCCGAGAGTCTGGGCGTCGGCCGCGAGCGCGCCGAGCTCTCGAGCGGCATCGTCCGGGGCCAGCTCGGGGTCGGAGCGCAAGGCGGCCCGGGGCAACGCGGCGCCGAGCGCCGGCAGCGCCGCCGCATCGGAGATCCCCGGCGCGGTCCCGACCAAGATCTCCCGCGGCGCGGCCACCGAGAGCTCGGCCAGCAAGCGCCCCAGATCGCCGAGCTCGGCCGCCGCGAGCTCCCCCGTCGAGAGGTCGAACAGCGCGATGCCGACCCGCTCGCCCCCGAGCTCGATGGCGCCGAGCCAGTTGTTGCTCCGCGCGTCGAGCTGGTCGCGGTCGGTGACCAGCCCCGGCGTGATCACCCGCACCACCTCCCGCGGCACGATCCCTTTGACCTTCGACGGGTCGGCCATCTGCTCGCAGATCGCCACCTTGTGCCCGAGCTCCAGCAAGCGGGCGATGTACTGGTGCGCGGCGTGGTGCGGGACGCCTGCCATCGGCACCTCGTCCGGCTTGCCACGATTGCGGCTGGTGAGCGTCAGGTCCAGGGCGCGCGCGCACAGCACCGCGTCGTCGCCGAACATCTCGTAGAAGTCGCCGAGCCGGAAGAAGATCACCGCGTCGGGGTGCGCCCGCTTCGCCGCGGCGTGTTGCTGCATCACGGGCGTGTTCGGCCCGGCCATCTCAGAAGAACAACCTGGAGACGCTGACCGAGTCCAGGCTCACCAGCACGAGCCCTTCGGAAGCCCCGTCCGCGACGGCGAGCTGGCCGATCTGCGGGACGAACACCATCGACTGCGGAGAGACGGCGCGGCTCTGCGCCGCCAGGTTCGCGGTGAGCGGCGTGAAGCCACCGGTCACGATCCACGAGAACACCATGTCGCGCTTGCTCGGCTCGTTGCCGCGATAGACCGCGAACCGATGCGTCAAGCTGTGGAAGATGCACGCGGCGCCGGGCTTGCCGGGGCCGAGTGCGGTGCCGGAGTCGAGCACGCAGGCCAGGTCGTCGGCCGTCGCGGGCCCGATGGCGCAAGCGCCGCTCACGCCCGGCGGCGCGGTGCAGCTCTTCGCGGAGACCTCGAACACGCGACTGTCTTGGTTGGCCCGCCGAGGGTTGCAGTCGGCGACGCAGCGCAGGTCGTCGCCCGTCGCCACCACGTGGTGCCGGAAGCCGCTGCCGCTGCCGGTCAGCACCCACTGCTGGCCCGCGCGCACCTGATACGAGATCGCCGCGCCCCCGCCCATGCAGCAGAAGAGGAGCTCGTTGATGCGCGCCTTGTCGGCGGCGTCGGTGTAGCTCTTCGGCTCGAAGGTGAGCTGGCTCTGCCGCGCCTCGAGAATGCGCAGATCGCGCAGCGCGGTTGGCGCGTCGGCGGGACCGAAGGCCTCCCGGCACCTGAAGTAGGCGAGCTTGCCCGTGCCCCCGCCGCAGGAGCCGCCGGGGAGCTTCTCCGCGCTCCAGTACGAGTCGTTCTCCGCGGGGATGCCCTGCGTCACGGTGACCACGTCCGCGTGGCGGCTGGCGAAGGCCGCCAGGTCCGCCGCAGCGACGCCGAGCTCTGCGCCAACGTCCTGGACGAGCTCGCTGTCCTGCACGCCGCGGTTGCAGAACACGGCGTCGTGATCGGTCAGCGTCCCGGCGGCCCAGTCCGGAAACCCGGTCTTCCGCTCCGGCACGAACGCGCCCTCGTAGACCAGGTTCATCTCCTCGTCGCCGCCGAAGGCACGAGGCTCGGTCAGCACGAGCCCGACCGAGGGCCGCTCGGCGCTGGCCGGATCCACGCCGAGGACGTTCGTCGAGCCGGGGCTCGCGGCCGAGGTGTGGAGAGAGGTCCCGATGTGGACCTCGACGGGCTGGGTGCCGCCCTCGGGGTTCTCGAACTCCACCGCCAAGAGCTTCGGGTGCTTGAAGCCCTCGTCGGTCAGGTCGGCCGCCAGCGTTCCCCCCTCGGGCGCGCTGAGCTTGGGCACGCCGCGCAGCGACGGCGCGTTCACGCCCAGCTCCCCCGAGTTGATCAGCATGCGACCGCTGCGGCTTCGGTGTTGCTCCACGACGCGGCACGAGAGCTCCGCGCTCACCGTGCGCTTGCCGGAGGCGGTGTTGTCGAGGGTGAAGAACTCGGGCTGAGGCGCGTCCCCGGCGCAGCCGCGGAAGTTCTCCTCCGGCGCGGAGTTGGTGCTGACCGGCCGCCGGCAAGGGGCGTCGTAGTCCTCGACGTCCACCACCGCGACCTGCCCGCTCGAGAGCATCACGAACCCGAACACGCCGCGTAGGTTCCGTGGCGCTGCGCCGCGGGTGAAGTCGAAGTTGGGACGGTACTTCGCGCCCGGCGACGTGGCGGGGATCCCGGGATCCGGGTCGCAAGAGGTGCCGATGGTGGCGATGCCCGTCTCCGGATCGGCAATGGGCACGTCGCGCAGCGCGAAGCCGACGTCCCGGGCCGGCGCGGGGTAGGTGATGCGGTCCGCCGGCTCGAACGGCAGCCGCGGCGAGCCCGGGCGCACGATGGGCGTGCGGTCGGAGGCCCCGGGAGTGACGTCGAAGATCATCACGCTGCCGTCGAAGTCGTCCACCACGTAGGCGAAGCGCTCACCCTTGGAGGTCGGCGGGCTGATGGCGACCTGGCTGCTGGTGACGACGCGGTTCCTCTCCTCGAACGACACCGGGCGGAGCGGCGGTCCCTGGAGCGGCGAGCAGGGATCCGACACGTCCACGACGTGGACCGCCGGGGCCCCGAGGTCGGAGATGAAGAGGCGCCCGTCGCTCACCTCGATGCCCGCTGGGTGCGGCGTGAAGGTGTCGGGCACCGGGCCGTAGTTGACCTCGGGGAGCACACAGCCTGGCGCTTGGAGGTCGCTCGGTACCTTCTGGCTGACGTCGTCCGAGAGCTTCGGCTCGAGCACGACGTAGCGCTCGACGTCGCAGGGCTTGAAGGTCCCCGGCTCGCGGTCGAGGACGCTCTGCGCGTCGAGCACCGCGAACATGCCCATGGTCGGCAAGGTGACGATCAGCTTGCGGCGCCCCGCCGGTGTCTGCTCCAGCGCCAGATCGGCGGCGCAGTCCGCGCGCGTCGCTGCCAGCGCGGTGCCGGGTGTCGCGGCGTCCACGCTGGGTGCCGCGTCGCAGCTCGCGCGCACCGGCGCGGGCGTGGTCGGATCCCCGTCGGCGTCCGGGGCGGGCGGGTCGATGACGATGGCCATCTCGCCTGGCGCCGCCGGCAGCGCGCAGGCCGGCCAGGCGGTGAGGTCGTGCGCCGGCGGCCGCGCGCAGCTGGTCGGGATGGCGAAGATGCCCTCCTTGCCGACCTCCGCCACGCCCACGAAGCTCGCCACGCCGCCCGGCGTGGAGACGATGTCCACCGGGTTCTCCCCGATCGGGATGAAGCTGAACCCGGGCGTGGAGCTGTCGAGATCGACGACCTTGCCAGCGCTCAGATCGACCACCGCCACCTCGCCGCGCAGGGTCTGGGTGACCAGCGCGTAGAGGTGGCGTCGATTCTCCGTGCTGTCGAAATCGGGGCAGGCGTTGATGTCGTGCCCCACGCCGTCCGACGTGGCGCACACGAACGACACCTCGCCGCTCCGCTCCAGCGACCGGAGCGGGAGCGAGACCGGGGTCTCGGTGCAGCCCAGACCGAACGCGCAGAGGGCCGCCAGCACGCCCAGCTTCGCGCCGAAGAGCTCGCTCATTTGCTGGCCCTCGGTGCGCTCGGGCGGCCGATCGTCGCCAACACGCTGCCAAAGGTCGGGTTCCTCTGATCGAGGTCCACGACGCCGATGTACGAATCGGTGAAGTGGGCGACGTAGGCGTAAGCGTGGGTGGGCTGGCCGCTCTCGTCCTGGCCGAGCTCCGTCGCGAAGCCGTGCGGTCCGCGGCCGGTGTCTATCCAGTCTTCCATGCTGCGGGTCAGCGGGTTGTAGATGCCGACCTTGCGCGTGTCGAAGCAGACCACGAACACCCGCTTCTGCGCCTCGCCCTTGGGGCTGATGACCTGGCCCAGCACGACCCGCGAGGGGCCGAAGGTGAGCGGGATGCTCTGCTCGAAGCGCGGCAGGTCGTCGCTGGAAAACAGGCCCTGGTTCGGGCGCGTCTCGCCGACCAGGAGCGACGACGGCGCGCGGTTGGCGATGTAGACGCGAATCGGGATGGCGGCGCAGTCCGTCAGGCACTGGGTTCGCGTGTCGTCGCTGGGGCAGCCGGCCTCGCACTGCTTGCGCTCGCTGCCGTCGAGCGCGATGCCGCGGGAATCGGTGCCCAGCGAGTTGGCGCCGATCCCGGCCGCGCCGGCCACCTGCAAGAACGGCCTCGCGGGCTTCGATGCCTCGTCGGAGAAGTAGCGGAGCAGCGTCACCTGCGCCGCGTCGCGGAAGGTGACGAGGAAGCCCGGGTCGTAGCGGATGCCCTGCTCCACGGCCAGGAGGGGCGTGGGCAGCGCGGCCACGCCGATGGCGCGTTGGGGCATGCCGGTCGCGGTGAACTCGAGACGCGGCCCGCTACCGAAGTCGTCCACGCCGTTCCCCCAAGCCGCGGCGTCGTTCACGAACAGAGACGCCGCGCCTTCGGTCTGGTGCGTCACCACGATGGCCTCGGCGTCCGGCGTGGCGTCGATACCGAAGGGCTCCGGAGCCAGGCGCAGGCCCCGGGTGTTCTCTTCGTCCGGATCGTCGCCGACCCGGTGAGCGTCGTCGCAGTCGCCGGAGCTCCCGTCTTGGCCGCACGCCAGCTCGAACGGCACTGCGCCCTTCTCCGGAGTGTCGTCGAGCACGTCGATGTAGTGCAGCGTCGCGTCGCCGCGCACGGGCACGAACAAGCGGCCGCCCGGAGCTTCGGGGCGCGGGCGGTAGACGACGTCGGTGGCGAAGGCGCCGATGCCCACCTTGCCGACCACCAGGCTCGCGCCACCGTCCTGCGGCTTCACGTGGCTGACGAAGCCGCAGCGGCCGGGGTGGAGCAGCTTGTCGGCCGGGCCCTTCTCTCCGAAAGGACCACAAGGTTTGCCGGCGTGAGGCCCGCTCGCGTCCACGCACCAGCGGCTCGGCATGCCGCGATTCTCTTCGGTCGGCGAAAGATCGCAGAGCCTGCCGTCCCCGCAGTCGGAGTCCGACTGGCACGACTTGGGGAGGAGCTCGCGCAGGCGACCGAGGTCCAACGCCTGCAGCGCGCCGCCGTTGTATTGCAGGTCGAAGTCGCTGTTGACGACGTACAGCCGGCTGGCCCCGGGCGAGATGGCGAGGCCCACTGGGAAGTAGATCCGATCGAGCGGCGGCTCGACACCCTCGCCCTGGTCGTAACAACCGGACGAGGCGAGCGCACACAGCGCGAGGAAGCGCAAGGAACGGCGAGACATTCGGGCTGGCGCAGCCTAGTCAAGTCGCGCCGCCAGCGCGACAGTTTCAGCTCCAAACACGCTGCCAACCAGCTGCTCAGACCAGGTCGAGGATGATGACGCCCCGTTCCTTGTCGTCTTCGTCCTCGCGCTCGGGCTCCGGACGGCGCCGGGGCTGGATGGCGTCCACGGGCAACTCTAGGCGGGGCTGCTCTTCGTCACGACGCCGCGCCTCCTCCTCTTCGCGCCGACGGATCTGGTCGATGATGAAGGGGGGTAGCATGGCGGCCTCGATTCAGCCCAACCGCGGGCCCGTATTGGGGACCTATGCTCGACAATCTAGCGCCCCTGTCGGTGCGGTCAAGTTCGGGAAACCGCGAAGCTTTTGCGACACATCCGCCGGACGCATGGCGCGGATGGCATGGTAGCGTTCGGTCGGTCATGCCGGCTACAGCCCCGAAATGCCTCCGGCTGCTCGGGCTCGCCCTGCTTTTTCTGGGGCTCGCGTGGCCAGGAGTCGCGCGGGCCGGCGCCTTCGACTTCAACGACACGACCTGGGAGGGGACCAGCGAGCTGCTCGCCTTGGCCCGGACGCGGCTGGGGAGCTCGCGCGTCGAAATCGTCGCAGTCTTGGACTGGGAGCGCCTGCGCCCGGCGGACGGGCTGCTCGTGGTCCACCCCACCGTCGAGGTCGACTACGACGAAGCCAGCGCTTTCTTGCGGGCCGGCGGGCGCATCGCGGTGCTCGACGACTTCGGCAAGGGCGACGTGTTGCTCGGGCGCTTCCAGATCCGACGCGTCGCGGCGCCGCTCCGTCCGGCGCGCGCGCTGCGCGAGAACCCGAACCTCGCCATCGCCGTGCCGGCGGTCCAGCAGGTGGCCGGCCAGGAGCAGGGGCGCCACCCCGTGGTGGCCCAAGTGCGCGACGTCGTCACCAACCACCCTGCGGCGTTCACGCACCCCAATCTCACGCCGGTGCTCGAGATCCCCGCCACCGGCGAGCCCAGCGCGACCTTGGCGGTCACCGGGATCATCGTGAACCGCGGCCGGCTGTTCGCGATGGCGGACCCCTCGGCGAGCATCAACCTGATGCTGCGCTATCCGGGCAATCGAGCCTTCGCGGAAGGGATGATCGACTACCTGGTCGAGGACGACAGCTGGGGACAGCGCGGCGGCAAGCTCTACCTGGTCGCCAACGATTTCAAGCAGCGCGGCGCCTACGGCGGCGGGACGAGCTTGGGCCAGGAGCTGAAGGAGCAACTGGAAGGCTTCGAAGACCTGGTCGGCTCGATGCACGACGATGGGCTTCCGGACGTCCTGGCGGTGCTGTTCGCGGTCGTCGCCGGCGTGGGCGCCGTGGCTTGGACGTTGTCCTCCTCGCTGAAGGTCTACCGCCGCTCCCCGCCGCGCTACGCCGCGACCCAACCCCTGGTCGCGCAGGGCGGTGTCGCCGGCAGAGCCGCGGTGCTGGGCGCGCCCACCACCCACCGCGCGCTGGCGCTGCTCGAGCTGAAGAGCGCGCTGGAAGAGGGGCTCGCTGAGCGCTTCGGCCTCGCGCCCACCGCCGGCCCCGCGGCGTTCGTCGCCGAAGCGGAGCGTCGAGGGGCCCTCTCGCCGCGGAGCCTCGCCGAGCTACGACGCCTGTTCTCCGAGCTGGGCCGGGCCGAGACGGCCGTCGCCGCATCGCAGCCCCTCCGGGTCACGAACGAAACCGTGGAGAAGACCCGGCGAGCGGTGCTAGCAATCCTGTCGGAGGCGAGCGCCCCGAGGAGTGAGTCGTGAGTCACGCGTTGCAGGTGAGCGAGATCGAGTCCGTCAGGGAGCGGCTCGCCGACGTGCGGCGTCAGGTCACCCGCGTGTACATCGGCGATTCGGCGGCGGTCGACCTGCTCTTGGTGGCGCTCTTGTCGCGCGGGCACGTCCTGCTCGAGGGCGTGCCCGGGGTCGCCAAGACGACGCTGGTGAAGGCGTTCGCCACCACGCTCGGCTGTAGCGTTCGCCGCATCCAGTTCACCCCGGACCTGTTGCCGGCGGACATCACCGGCACCTACGTGCTGAACCCCCGGGAGGGCTCGTTCCAGCTCCGCCCGGGGCCCGTCTTCGCGAACGTGGTGCTGGCCGACGAGATCAACCGTGCCCCCGCCAAGACCCAGTCCGCGCTGCTCGAGGCGATGCAGGAGCGACAGGTCACCATCGAAGGCGATCGCTTCGAGCTGCCCGACCCGTTCTTCGTGCTGGCCACTCAGAACCCGGTGGATCTCGAGGGCACCTATCCGTTGCCGGAGGCACAGATCGACCGCTTCTTGGTGCGGGTGTCGATGGGCTACCCGTCGCAACGCGACGAAGTGACGATGCTGCGCACGCACGGGGTGGTGGCGCCGGAGCCCGCCGTCACGCTGAGCCCGACGGACGTGCTGCAAGTGCAGTCCATCGCGGCGCGCGTGCACGTGGAGGAGGACCTCTTCGAGTACGCGGTGGCGCTCTCCAGCTTCACGCGCACCAACCCGCGCGTGGTGCTGGGCGCCTCCCCGCGCGCGTCGCTCTCGCTGGTGCGCGCTGCCAAGAGCAACGCGGTGCTCGCGGGGAGACCGTTCGTGACGCCTGACGATGTGCGTCAAGTCGCCGTCTCGGTGCTGGCACACCGTTTGATTCTGGTTCCGGAGCTGGAAGGCGACACCCGAGCCCGAGCCTCGATCGTCGAGGAAGCACTGGCAAAAGTCGGGCACCGGCGAGCCGTCCGGCCGGTGTAGGCGCGCGTACTACCGCGGGCTCCCAGGTTGACCAGGCGGGGCGCGCGGGACTCTACTCGTGAGCCATGTCGACCCGGCTCACCTTCGTCGCGCTGCTCTCGCTGGCCCTCGCGGCCGGCTGCCAGAAGAACGAAAACACAGCGATCACCGCGCCCTCGAGCGACCAGCCGGGGTACGCGGCGCGCTACCCGGACCAGCTGGCCAAGGTCCGCGGTCGCTACTCCGAGCAGGAGGGCCGGGCCCGCCGCGCCATGGGCACCTTCGCTCAGTTCCCGGGCGAGCTGGACAAGCCCTCCTGGGCCGACGTGCTGAAGGTCTACGAGGCCGCCGACGCCGCGGGCAAGAGCGCCGAATACGTCGAGCGCCTCCACGAGAGCAATGCCGTGGCCGACTTCTTCACGGAGGAGAAGGAGGAGATCAACAAGAAGGTCGGCGGCGCCGCGCAGTACACCGCGAAGCAGAAGGGTTGCACGGTGGATCTGTATGGCACGACGACTACCGCGCTGGAGAAGTCGGTGGAGAAGCAGCTCGAGAAGCGCCTGCGCGAGCGCAACGAGGCGCATCGCTACATCGACGACCACGAGGACTCCATCGGCAAGCCGAACCGGGAGAAGCTCGAGAAACAGGCCGACGAGATCAGCCTGACCAGCTACCTGGTCAAGGTCGCGGGCGAGGAGACCAAGCGCGAGCTGACCGAGCTGGTAGCAGAGGCGGAGGACGTGAAGTCCACGCTCGAGCGCACCATCACCGAGTCCAAGGAGGCCGCCGCGGACGCCAAGCGCTCCGACAACGAGAAGAAGAAGGCGCAGACCCGGCTCGAGGCCGCCGAAAAGGCCAAGGGGCGCATCGAGCAGGAGACGCAGGAGGCGCAGAAGCTCCTGGAGGAGATCGACAAGCGCAACCAGGCCCTGAAGGACGAGTACGACAAGGCCTTCGAGGACCTGAAGAAGAAGACCGAGGAGAAGGCCGCGAGCGAGAAGCCCGCGGCCTCCTGAGCCTGGCTCCGCTCAGAGATTCAGCGCCACGACGCCGCGAACGCCACCAACGCCACGGAAGAAGAAGAAACTCGGGTTCGTGCGTCGCGCACGACCCGAAGCTTCTTGGTGGCGCCCGTGGCGCCGTGGCGCTTTCTCCGTTCCGTCAGTGCGTCGCGTGGGCCTCGGAGCCGGCGCCGGCGCCGTTGCTGCGCGAGGCCTTGCGATATGCCCCCGGCGCCGCGCCGACCCAGCGTTTGAAGGCCTTGCTGAACGCCGCCTCGGACTCGTACCCCACGCGGTCCGCGATGTCCGCAAGGGTCGCCTTTCCTTCGCGCAAGAGCGAGGCCGCCCGCTGCATGCGCCAGCGGGTCACGTAGTGGAGCGGCGGCTCACCCACCAGCTCCGCGAAACGTCCCGCGAATGTCGAGCGACTCATGCCGACCTTCGTCGCCAGCGTCGCCACCGTCCACGGCTGGCGCGGATCTTGGTGGATCAAGCTGAGCGCCGCGCCGATCTGCGGCTCGGTGAGCGCGCGCAGCCACCCTCGCTGGCTCTCCGGCGTCGAGGACAGGAAGCCGCGCACGATCTGGATGAACAGGATGTCCGCGAGCCGGCTCACCACGGTCTGCGCACCGGGACGCGCGGATGCGGCCTCGCAGGCCATGAACTGCAGCGTCGGCTCGAGCCAGTGCACCGCGCGACCGTCCTCACCCTTGATCAGCACCAGGGGCGGCAGGACGCTGAGCAGCGGGTTGTTGCGGCGGTCCTCGAACTGAAACGCGCCGCACACCAAGGTCGCCGCGGCGCCGTTGCCGCCGACCTTGAGCGTGCCGCCCGCACACGCGCCCTCACCGCCCACGATCTCCTCGAGGGGGCGAGCAGCG contains:
- the mutS gene encoding DNA mismatch repair protein MutS, which translates into the protein MAGPNTPVMQQHAAAKRAHPDAVIFFRLGDFYEMFGDDAVLCARALDLTLTSRNRGKPDEVPMAGVPHHAAHQYIARLLELGHKVAICEQMADPSKVKGIVPREVVRVITPGLVTDRDQLDARSNNWLGAIELGGERVGIALFDLSTGELAAAELGDLGRLLAELSVAAPREILVGTAPGISDAAALPALGAALPRAALRSDPELAPDDAARELGALAADAQTLGALGQRAAARALRFARACTPLAELPLRRIARWDPREHLVIDPVAQRHLELCESWSGLRQATLLGVIDATETPMGARLLRRRLLAPLVDIERIRRRHDQVELFVVHSRLRAELRTALGDVTDLERIVARASLGEVTPRELGSLRDGLLAAARAHAVLDSVPDAAGRETLGVAGDVDVCAELSDELARALVERPPALAKEGAVFQPGYDAELDELDALQKHGAERMVELEAKLRESTGIASLKLRYTRVFGWYIEVTRAQAGRAPKEWRRKQTVASGERFTNPELDELADKIVSAEERHRERELGLLKQLTRLVAERGDRIVSLAGRVARWDVGSALAEVAHRHDYARPSVDDSDLLELEESRHPVVERLAAKGRFVPNDVRLALEGERLWLITGPNMAGKSTLLRQTALSVVLAQLGSFVPARQARIGVVDRVLSRVGASDDVARGESTFMVEMRETAEILKSATRRSLVILDEIGRGTSTYDGLAIAWAVAEHIDEAVQCRALFATHYHELTELANASAHVANWCVSAREAGDDVVFLHRLVPGAASRSYGIAVARLAGLPESVLARARAILVGLEGEGASVRRPGRTEPQLSLFQKPERDEPESREVLDTLRALDVDRMTPLDALSLLARLKNRLT
- a CDS encoding DUF4350 domain-containing protein; the protein is MPATAPKCLRLLGLALLFLGLAWPGVARAGAFDFNDTTWEGTSELLALARTRLGSSRVEIVAVLDWERLRPADGLLVVHPTVEVDYDEASAFLRAGGRIAVLDDFGKGDVLLGRFQIRRVAAPLRPARALRENPNLAIAVPAVQQVAGQEQGRHPVVAQVRDVVTNHPAAFTHPNLTPVLEIPATGEPSATLAVTGIIVNRGRLFAMADPSASINLMLRYPGNRAFAEGMIDYLVEDDSWGQRGGKLYLVANDFKQRGAYGGGTSLGQELKEQLEGFEDLVGSMHDDGLPDVLAVLFAVVAGVGAVAWTLSSSLKVYRRSPPRYAATQPLVAQGGVAGRAAVLGAPTTHRALALLELKSALEEGLAERFGLAPTAGPAAFVAEAERRGALSPRSLAELRRLFSELGRAETAVAASQPLRVTNETVEKTRRAVLAILSEASAPRSES
- a CDS encoding AAA family ATPase produces the protein MSHALQVSEIESVRERLADVRRQVTRVYIGDSAAVDLLLVALLSRGHVLLEGVPGVAKTTLVKAFATTLGCSVRRIQFTPDLLPADITGTYVLNPREGSFQLRPGPVFANVVLADEINRAPAKTQSALLEAMQERQVTIEGDRFELPDPFFVLATQNPVDLEGTYPLPEAQIDRFLVRVSMGYPSQRDEVTMLRTHGVVAPEPAVTLSPTDVLQVQSIAARVHVEEDLFEYAVALSSFTRTNPRVVLGASPRASLSLVRAAKSNAVLAGRPFVTPDDVRQVAVSVLAHRLILVPELEGDTRARASIVEEALAKVGHRRAVRPV
- a CDS encoding AraC family transcriptional regulator, which translates into the protein MESAPMDVLTDVLQTVRVSSVCYGRVELGAPWGIRVAKSDAASFHVLLRGNAWLEVEGLSEPVALASGDLFALPHGHAHTLRDSPETAARPLEEIVGGEGACAGGTLKVGGNGAAATLVCGAFQFEDRRNNPLLSVLPPLVLIKGEDGRAVHWLEPTLQFMACEAASARPGAQTVVSRLADILFIQIVRGFLSSTPESQRGWLRALTEPQIGAALSLIHQDPRQPWTVATLATKVGMSRSTFAGRFAELVGEPPLHYVTRWRMQRAASLLREGKATLADIADRVGYESEAAFSKAFKRWVGAAPGAYRKASRSNGAGAGSEAHATH